The Polluticoccus soli sequence AGGAAGCTGGATGCTACCGTTGTGGTGTGTGAAGAAGGATTGGGTCGCAGCATAATGGAAAACGATACAGCTGTTGCTTCTCTGTTTAAAACACTCGCTTTGAAAGACCGAGTTGCGGTTTTTCAATTGAGATAGCGCAAGGTTTATTGGCAACGATTTATTTTAAACTAAAACACACATGAACCGCAAGACGCTCATTAGTGTCGTACTGTTTTTGTTCATTATTCTATTTTTCTCCCTCACCTACTTTCGCTGGTTGGTCTACCAGGGGCCGTGTGGTGTACATGATTGGGCACAGGCAGACAGACTTTCGCTTGCTATCAGCTTCTATGACCGTGGGATGAATTTTTTTCTGCCGGCAACACAGAACCTGCATGCTACCGATGGAATAGTCGGTGTAGAGTTCCCATTACAAAGTTACCTTGCTGCTGTATTAGGCAATATATTTGGCCGTAGTCAGATCAGCATATTGTTTCGGCTGCTGAACACGGTGATCAGCTGCGTTGGGTTATCGTTTTTGTTCGCTGCATGTTTCAGGGCAACGAAGGACTTTGTGGTTTCCCTTGTGCCACCAATATTTATTTTTTGCTCTCCGGTATTCATCTACTACACCTGCAATTATTTACCCGACACGGCATCGGCATCGGTTGTCTTTGTGGGCTTCTACTTTATCCTGAAATACCAATACAATGCAAGGGTAAAAGACATGCTTGCTGCGATGGCGGTGTTAACGCTGGCAAGTCTCATCAAAACATCGGCCGCGATCTACCTCCTGTCATTTATGATGTATGTTGCCGTTCAAAAGATTTTCAGACCAAGCCTGGGCCGGAAACACAATGCCGCTTTCGTGTTTTCGGTTATTCTGTCGATAGCCGTATTAGCCGGGTATTACCAATACAATCAATACCTGAACGCGCGTTACGAAGGAGTGCTGTTTCTCGCAAAAGCCCGGCCGTTTTCCGGCTTGGACGAAGCAATGGCGTTCATAAACGGACCTTTGAAAAACAATCTGTTCAACGAATACCTCACAGAAGTGCAGTACCTCGTTTGGATGGCTATTGTTGCGGCAGCAGTACCGATACTGGTGCGAACAATGGAAGGTAAAAAACAACTCTTTTACCTGTTCATAAGCGCGGTAGGCGCTCTGGCTGTTGCCTGGCTTATGGGGAAGCAGCTGGAGGCGCACGACTATTACATCATTGTTATTTTACTCCCGGTAATAGTGTATAGCATCGTCATATCTGTGATCGCCATCCGAAGTGTTCTTGTATCAGGGGATAATTCATTCCCATTGAAAATTGGTACGGTTGCGCTGTTGATCATTATGTTTTTCTTTGCCGATTTCAGGCTACACCAACGGCTCAAACCCGGGTATAAGAACGGTTATACAGGCGAAATGCCTTGGGCAATTGGCGGTGATAAGTTATTAGACCAACTGGGGATACCGAAGTCGGAGCATATACTGGTGTTGAATGAATTACCACCTAATCTCGCGCTGGTATATTTCGATCGTCGGGGGTATCATCTTGATCCGGGCAACTGGAGCAATATGGGTCAGGTGGCCGCCCATATGGATGGATTTAAAGTAGACGTTGGCGTGTGCAGTGAGGAACTTGGGCGTAGTTTCCTTACCGACACCCTGTTTAAAAACAACTTTACCATGCTTGCTATAGAAGATGGTAAAGTTGTTTTCAGAGCTAAGAAATAGATTAGTGTGCTTCCAGCCAGTTAGCGCCTGTGCCTGTCTCTGCTAATACAGGTACACCGTTAGGTAGCGGCATGGCAGCTTCCATGCTTTCTTTGATGATCTGTTTTACCTGGTCCACTTCGTTATTTGGTACATCAAATACCAATTCATCGTGCACCTGCAATACCATACGGGTTTGCAGTCCGGATTTCTTCAACGCTTCGTGTACGCGTATCATGGCCAGCTTAATCATATCGGCCGCGCTGCCCTGTATAGGGGCATTGATGGCGTTGCGTTCCGCATAGCCACGTACGGTCTGGTTGGCCGACTGTATATCGCGCAGA is a genomic window containing:
- a CDS encoding glycosyltransferase family 39 protein, encoding MNRKTLISVVLFLFIILFFSLTYFRWLVYQGPCGVHDWAQADRLSLAISFYDRGMNFFLPATQNLHATDGIVGVEFPLQSYLAAVLGNIFGRSQISILFRLLNTVISCVGLSFLFAACFRATKDFVVSLVPPIFIFCSPVFIYYTCNYLPDTASASVVFVGFYFILKYQYNARVKDMLAAMAVLTLASLIKTSAAIYLLSFMMYVAVQKIFRPSLGRKHNAAFVFSVILSIAVLAGYYQYNQYLNARYEGVLFLAKARPFSGLDEAMAFINGPLKNNLFNEYLTEVQYLVWMAIVAAAVPILVRTMEGKKQLFYLFISAVGALAVAWLMGKQLEAHDYYIIVILLPVIVYSIVISVIAIRSVLVSGDNSFPLKIGTVALLIIMFFFADFRLHQRLKPGYKNGYTGEMPWAIGGDKLLDQLGIPKSEHILVLNELPPNLALVYFDRRGYHLDPGNWSNMGQVAAHMDGFKVDVGVCSEELGRSFLTDTLFKNNFTMLAIEDGKVVFRAKK